The following proteins are co-located in the Streptomyces sp. NBC_00435 genome:
- a CDS encoding IS481 family transposase, whose product MSHRNARLTVFGRRLLVERVRSGRPVAHVAAEMGISRATAHKWMRRWRAEGEAGLHNRSSRPRTTPHRTSTEVEARVCELRRARKLGPARIGPVLGLPASTVHRILTRHNLHRLAWIDRPTGTVIRRYERDRPGELIHIDVKKLGRIPDGGGHRILGRRAGRATRSRMGFDYVHSAVDDHSRLAYSEIHPDEKAATCAGFLTRAAAFFHHQGITRIERVLTDNAWAYRKGLAWKNALAELGASGKLTRAYRPQTNGKVERFNRTLLEEWAYPRPYTSNDERTAALADFLHTYNHHRSHTALGGHPPISRVNNPASQYT is encoded by the coding sequence GTGTCCCACCGTAATGCTCGGCTGACCGTCTTCGGTAGGCGCCTGCTGGTCGAACGTGTCCGCTCGGGTCGACCCGTCGCGCACGTCGCGGCCGAGATGGGCATATCGCGGGCCACGGCCCACAAGTGGATGCGCCGGTGGCGGGCCGAAGGCGAGGCCGGACTCCATAACCGCTCCAGCCGGCCTCGCACGACACCGCACCGGACCTCGACCGAGGTCGAGGCGAGAGTCTGTGAGCTGCGGCGGGCCCGCAAGCTGGGCCCCGCCCGGATCGGGCCGGTCCTGGGCCTGCCGGCCTCGACCGTCCACCGCATCCTGACCCGCCACAACCTGCACCGCCTCGCCTGGATCGACCGCCCCACCGGCACCGTGATCCGCCGCTACGAACGCGACCGCCCCGGCGAACTCATCCACATCGACGTCAAGAAGCTCGGCCGGATCCCCGACGGTGGCGGCCACAGGATTCTGGGCCGCCGGGCCGGCCGGGCCACCCGCAGCCGGATGGGTTTCGACTACGTCCACTCCGCCGTCGACGACCACTCCCGCCTCGCCTACAGCGAGATCCACCCCGACGAGAAGGCCGCGACCTGCGCGGGCTTCCTGACCCGCGCGGCAGCGTTCTTCCACCACCAGGGCATCACCCGGATCGAGCGGGTCCTGACGGACAACGCCTGGGCCTACCGCAAGGGCCTCGCCTGGAAGAACGCCCTGGCCGAACTAGGCGCGAGCGGCAAACTCACCCGCGCCTACCGGCCCCAGACCAACGGCAAGGTCGAACGCTTCAACCGCACCCTCCTCGAAGAGTGGGCCTACCCGCGGCCCTACACCTCCAACGACGAGCGGACAGCGGCCCTGGCAGACTTCCTCCACACCTACAACCACCACCGCAGCCACACCGCACTGGGCGGACACCCACCCATCAGCCGCGTAAACAACCCTGCGAGTCAATACACCTAA
- a CDS encoding NAD(P)-dependent alcohol dehydrogenase — translation MKAIVQDRYGSSDVLELRDIATPEPGRGEVLMAVRGAAVDAGVWHLMSGRPYLLRLMGYGLRAPRVPVRGREVSGRVEAVGEGVSAFRAGDEVFGICEGSFAEYATARADKLAHKPAGLPLEAAAALPISGLTALQALRDAGRVRPGQRVLVIGAAGGVGTLAVQLAKAFGAHVTGVCSTAKTELVRGLGADEVIDYTREEFADGTRHYDLVLDTAGNRSLSHLRRALTPRGTLVIIGGEGGGRWLGGMERILRAALLNPFVRHGLKGFMAVERQADLEVLGRHVEDGTLSPAVHYTCPLAEAAEAVDRQHRGEARGKILITP, via the coding sequence GTGAAGGCGATCGTGCAGGACAGGTACGGCTCCAGTGACGTGCTGGAGCTGAGGGACATCGCGACACCGGAGCCGGGCCGGGGCGAGGTGCTGATGGCCGTCCGGGGCGCCGCCGTGGACGCGGGGGTCTGGCACCTGATGAGCGGCAGGCCCTACCTGCTGCGGCTCATGGGGTACGGACTGCGCGCCCCCAGGGTCCCGGTACGTGGCCGAGAGGTCTCGGGGCGGGTCGAGGCGGTCGGCGAGGGGGTGAGCGCGTTCCGCGCGGGGGACGAGGTGTTCGGGATCTGCGAGGGCTCCTTCGCCGAGTACGCGACCGCCCGTGCGGACAAGCTCGCGCACAAGCCCGCCGGCCTGCCCCTGGAGGCGGCGGCGGCGCTCCCCATCTCCGGGCTCACCGCGCTCCAGGCCCTGCGCGACGCGGGGCGCGTGCGGCCCGGACAGCGGGTCCTGGTCATCGGAGCCGCGGGCGGGGTGGGCACCCTCGCGGTGCAGCTGGCCAAGGCCTTCGGCGCGCACGTCACCGGGGTGTGCAGCACCGCGAAGACGGAGCTGGTGCGCGGGCTCGGCGCGGACGAGGTCATCGACTACACCCGCGAGGAGTTCGCCGACGGCACACGCCACTACGACCTGGTCCTCGACACCGCGGGCAACCGCTCCCTGTCCCACCTCAGGCGCGCGCTGACCCCGCGCGGAACGCTCGTGATCATCGGCGGCGAGGGGGGCGGCCGCTGGCTGGGCGGCATGGAGCGGATCCTGCGCGCCGCGCTGCTGAACCCCTTCGTGCGCCACGGCCTCAAGGGCTTCATGGCCGTCGAGCGTCAGGCCGACCTGGAGGTCCTCGGCCGGCACGTCGAGGACGGGACCCTGTCCCCGGCGGTCCATTACACCTGCCCGCTGGCCGAGGCCGCGGAGGCCGTCGACCGCCAGCACCGGGGCGAGGCGCGCGGAAAGATCCTGATCACGCCTTAG
- a CDS encoding helix-turn-helix transcriptional regulator encodes MVKPTGITNRIRVLRFERGEMTQAELAERVGVTRQTVIAIEKGRYSPSLETAFRIAQVLAVPLEQVFQYTDEEGATP; translated from the coding sequence GTGGTGAAGCCCACCGGGATCACGAACCGGATCAGGGTCCTGCGCTTCGAGCGCGGTGAGATGACCCAGGCGGAGCTCGCGGAGCGCGTCGGCGTGACCCGCCAGACCGTCATCGCCATCGAGAAGGGGCGCTACTCGCCCTCGCTGGAGACGGCGTTCCGGATCGCCCAGGTCCTCGCGGTGCCACTCGAGCAGGTGTTCCAGTACACGGACGAGGAAGGGGCGACGCCGTGA
- a CDS encoding polyprenyl synthetase family protein: MNDTAIALTLERISGHRSRFDARFTQYFDTLGDRLDLPLPSRFAPRALELLRELSMRGGKRLRVVLLYEAARLVTTEEPAGLVEAGLSLELLQTHGLVHDDIIDDAPLRRGGPSTYYAYREELPGDLPAALGLAVLAGDLAAFLSMQVLLEADVRPELRQALLSVQIRTAAETVAGQIADLERDSLGTPDEEFLHAVTDFKSARYSILAPLTMGLLAAGEDPAPHRERLHRYARLVGIGEQMRDDFLDLFGESAEVGKSTGADIRSGRRTYAVNAVLDRAGAADAALVESALGDPHCTDDTIARIREIARAGGAEQWLRTEIRRYAGAAAAEAASWAPYWRAEAVEFFRILPLWSAGQLDRTHGAA, from the coding sequence ATGAACGACACGGCCATCGCGCTCACCCTGGAACGGATCTCCGGACACCGGAGCCGGTTCGACGCCCGCTTCACGCAGTACTTCGACACCCTCGGGGACCGGCTGGACCTGCCGCTGCCGAGCCGCTTCGCCCCGCGCGCCCTGGAGCTGCTGCGGGAGCTGTCGATGCGCGGCGGGAAGCGGCTGCGGGTCGTCCTGCTGTACGAGGCGGCCCGGCTGGTGACCACCGAGGAGCCGGCGGGGCTGGTGGAGGCCGGGCTGAGCCTCGAGCTGCTGCAGACGCACGGGCTCGTCCACGACGACATCATCGACGACGCGCCCCTGCGCCGCGGCGGGCCGTCGACCTACTACGCCTACCGCGAGGAGCTGCCCGGGGACCTCCCGGCCGCCCTCGGTCTCGCCGTACTGGCCGGCGATCTCGCCGCGTTCCTGTCGATGCAGGTGCTGCTGGAGGCCGACGTGCGCCCCGAGCTCCGCCAGGCGCTGCTGTCCGTCCAGATACGCACGGCCGCCGAGACCGTGGCCGGGCAGATCGCGGACCTGGAGCGGGACTCCCTCGGGACGCCCGACGAGGAGTTCCTGCACGCCGTCACCGACTTCAAGAGCGCGCGGTACTCCATCCTGGCGCCGCTGACCATGGGCCTGCTCGCCGCGGGCGAGGATCCCGCGCCCCACCGGGAGCGGCTGCACCGGTACGCCCGCCTGGTGGGGATCGGCGAGCAGATGCGCGACGACTTCCTGGACCTGTTCGGGGAATCCGCCGAGGTGGGCAAGTCCACCGGGGCCGACATCCGCTCCGGGCGCCGCACGTACGCCGTCAACGCGGTCCTGGACCGTGCGGGCGCGGCGGACGCGGCCCTGGTGGAGTCCGCCCTCGGCGATCCGCACTGCACGGACGACACCATCGCCCGGATCCGGGAGATCGCCCGTGCGGGCGGGGCCGAGCAGTGGCTGCGCACGGAGATCCGCCGGTACGCCGGGGCGGCCGCCGCCGAGGCCGCCTCCTGGGCCCCGTACTGGCGGGCGGAAGCGGTGGAGTTCTTCCGGATCCTGCCGTTGTGGAGCGCCGGCCAGCTGGACCGTACGCACGGGGCCGCCTGA
- a CDS encoding ferredoxin: MRLVVDLNRCQGYAQCAFLAPDVFAMHGDEGLLYDPQAEAAQRERVAQAVAACPVQAILVDELDLAATAPAAATSSGEASDG, from the coding sequence CTGAGGCTCGTCGTCGATCTCAACCGGTGCCAGGGATACGCGCAGTGCGCCTTCCTCGCCCCCGACGTCTTCGCGATGCACGGGGACGAAGGGCTGCTGTACGACCCGCAGGCGGAGGCGGCCCAGCGCGAGCGCGTGGCCCAGGCCGTCGCCGCCTGCCCCGTGCAGGCGATCCTCGTGGACGAACTGGACCTGGCCGCCACCGCGCCGGCCGCGGCCACCTCCTCCGGGGAGGCCTCCGATGGCTGA
- a CDS encoding NAD(P)/FAD-dependent oxidoreductase has protein sequence MADSALDQLKRSGRIVVVGASLAGLRAAEVMREKGFAGTLTLIGDEPHEPYDRPPLSKQVLLGKADAEHTLLPRRRDIEAEWRLGVAAIGLDMAARTVKLADGDEVPYDRLLIATGVRARPWPNEAEGELAGVFTLRTREDGAGLARALAAGPRRVLVIGAGFTGSEIASACRERGVDVTVAERGDAPLVGALGGVIGAVAAELHRENGVDLRTGIMVTGLEGDSSGRVRAAHLSDGTTLECDVVVVSLGAQRNTEWLTGSGLGAGPRGIACDAGCRAFDLRGIVTDDIYVAGDVARSPHALFGYQFLSLEHWGNAVAQAETAAHNMLSESTDRRPHLWVPAFWSSQFGVNIKSVGVPSMGTEIMITQGSRAERRFTGVYGYQGRIIGAVTFDNARWLQFYERQIECTAPFPPPFTTVDRRADGQRPIPADFPDPSVPTHGPTITLSGYSPADRRIATFTPAGH, from the coding sequence ATGGCTGACTCCGCTCTGGACCAGCTCAAACGCTCCGGCCGGATCGTGGTCGTCGGCGCCTCGCTCGCCGGGCTGCGAGCCGCCGAGGTCATGCGTGAGAAGGGCTTCGCCGGCACGCTGACCCTGATCGGCGACGAACCCCACGAGCCGTACGACCGCCCGCCGCTGTCCAAGCAGGTGCTGCTGGGCAAGGCCGACGCCGAGCACACCCTGCTCCCCCGGCGGCGCGACATCGAGGCCGAGTGGCGGCTGGGAGTGGCCGCGATCGGGCTCGACATGGCGGCGCGTACGGTCAAGCTCGCCGACGGCGACGAGGTCCCCTACGACCGGCTGCTGATCGCCACCGGGGTGCGGGCCCGGCCCTGGCCGAACGAGGCCGAGGGCGAGCTCGCCGGGGTCTTCACGCTGCGCACCCGCGAGGACGGCGCGGGACTGGCCCGCGCACTGGCCGCCGGACCGCGCCGGGTGCTGGTCATCGGCGCCGGGTTCACCGGCTCCGAGATCGCCTCGGCGTGCCGGGAGCGCGGCGTGGACGTCACCGTCGCCGAACGCGGCGACGCACCGCTGGTCGGCGCCCTGGGCGGGGTGATCGGGGCCGTCGCCGCCGAACTCCACCGGGAGAACGGCGTGGACCTGCGGACCGGAATCATGGTGACCGGCCTGGAGGGCGACTCCAGCGGACGGGTACGCGCCGCGCACCTCTCCGACGGCACCACGCTGGAGTGCGACGTCGTGGTCGTCTCCCTCGGCGCCCAGCGCAACACCGAGTGGCTGACCGGCTCCGGGCTCGGGGCGGGTCCGCGCGGCATCGCCTGCGACGCGGGCTGCCGGGCCTTCGACCTGCGCGGCATCGTCACCGACGACATCTACGTGGCGGGCGACGTGGCCCGCTCCCCGCACGCCCTGTTCGGCTACCAGTTCCTGTCCCTGGAGCACTGGGGCAACGCCGTGGCGCAGGCCGAGACCGCCGCCCACAACATGCTGAGCGAGAGCACCGACCGCCGACCGCACCTGTGGGTACCGGCGTTCTGGTCCTCCCAGTTCGGCGTGAACATCAAATCCGTGGGCGTGCCCTCCATGGGCACGGAGATCATGATCACTCAAGGCTCACGTGCCGAGCGCCGGTTCACCGGGGTCTACGGCTACCAGGGCCGGATCATCGGGGCCGTCACCTTCGACAATGCGCGCTGGCTGCAGTTCTACGAGCGGCAGATCGAGTGCACCGCGCCCTTCCCTCCCCCGTTCACCACGGTGGACCGCCGCGCCGACGGGCAGCGGCCGATCCCGGCAGACTTCCCCGACCCCTCGGTGCCCACGCACGGCCCGACCATCACCCTCAGCGGGTACTCGCCGGCCGACCGCCGGATCGCCACCTTCACCCCCGCCGGGCACTGA
- a CDS encoding cytochrome P450: MSHGILSQILDYANRANPYPLYEELRRTPVFHDGTGPYVISTYFDIQSLLHDPRLSSDSRNLAATAGDPLAGGEQEEATALPPSFLKLDPPEHDRLRRMTNRPFGPPHSPYRVDGMRGGLKDIVTGLIDNLGDTERIDLVDQFAYPFPVTMICQLLGVPREDEARFHVWADTLAASLDPDPDSDPAERQRKTHDSRMELGMYLAGLIEERRKDPGEDMLSQLAVGHGPDDSMSTMELLSTAALLLIAGHETTVNLITNGMLTLLRNPDVLQQLRREPGLAVPLVEELLRFEPPVQLLPQRTPLVDIEVRGITIPKGSSMWLILASGNRDPNRFENPDRFDPHRKDVQHLGLGSGIHSCFGAPLARLEAQLALSELARRLENPRLLEDPPPYRQNAVLRGPRHLRIACDGIRP, from the coding sequence ATGAGCCACGGCATCCTGAGTCAGATCCTGGACTACGCCAACCGCGCGAACCCGTACCCGCTGTACGAGGAGCTGCGCAGGACCCCCGTCTTCCACGACGGGACCGGACCGTACGTCATCAGCACCTACTTCGACATCCAGAGCCTGCTGCACGATCCGCGGCTCAGCTCCGACTCCCGCAACCTGGCCGCCACCGCCGGGGACCCGCTGGCCGGGGGCGAGCAGGAGGAGGCCACCGCGCTGCCGCCGAGCTTCCTGAAGCTGGACCCGCCGGAGCACGACCGGCTGCGCCGGATGACCAACCGGCCCTTCGGCCCGCCGCACTCCCCGTACCGCGTCGACGGGATGCGGGGCGGCCTGAAGGACATCGTCACCGGTCTCATCGACAACCTCGGGGACACCGAACGGATCGACCTGGTCGACCAGTTCGCGTACCCGTTCCCGGTGACGATGATCTGCCAGCTGCTGGGCGTACCCCGGGAGGACGAGGCCCGCTTCCACGTCTGGGCCGACACCCTCGCCGCGAGCCTGGACCCCGATCCGGACTCCGATCCCGCCGAACGGCAGCGCAAGACCCACGACTCCCGGATGGAGCTGGGCATGTACCTGGCCGGGCTGATCGAGGAGCGGCGCAAGGACCCCGGCGAGGACATGCTCTCCCAGCTGGCCGTGGGGCACGGCCCGGACGACTCCATGTCCACGATGGAGCTGCTCAGCACGGCGGCCCTGCTGCTGATCGCCGGCCACGAGACCACGGTCAACCTGATCACCAACGGGATGCTGACGCTGCTGCGCAACCCGGACGTGCTGCAGCAGTTGCGCCGGGAGCCCGGGCTGGCCGTGCCCCTGGTGGAGGAACTGCTGCGGTTCGAGCCGCCGGTGCAGCTGCTTCCGCAGCGCACCCCGCTCGTGGACATCGAGGTCCGCGGGATCACGATCCCCAAGGGCTCCTCGATGTGGCTGATCCTGGCCTCCGGCAACCGGGACCCGAACCGCTTCGAGAACCCGGACCGGTTCGACCCGCACCGCAAGGACGTCCAGCACCTGGGCCTGGGCAGCGGCATCCACAGCTGCTTCGGCGCGCCGCTGGCCCGGCTGGAGGCGCAGCTGGCGCTGAGCGAGCTGGCCCGGCGGCTGGAGAACCCGCGGCTGCTGGAGGACCCGCCGCCCTACCGGCAGAACGCCGTCCTGCGCGGGCCCCGGCACCTGCGGATCGCCTGCGACGGGATCCGCCCCTGA
- a CDS encoding EF-hand domain-containing protein, with protein sequence MSEKARKLFDALDLNSDGVLTRVEVITALRSKGPTLAADGDLPFWGVSDVDTSSALFDRANLDGDGVLTFEEFEREVDRRFGW encoded by the coding sequence ATGAGCGAGAAGGCCCGCAAGCTCTTCGACGCACTCGACCTGAACAGCGACGGAGTCCTGACCCGCGTCGAGGTGATCACGGCCCTGCGGAGCAAGGGCCCCACCCTCGCCGCCGACGGCGACCTGCCGTTCTGGGGCGTGAGCGACGTGGACACCTCCTCGGCCCTCTTCGACCGGGCCAACCTGGACGGCGACGGCGTGCTGACCTTCGAGGAGTTCGAGCGCGAGGTCGACCGCCGCTTCGGCTGGTAG
- a CDS encoding low temperature requirement protein A: MGTPQAGTAPQAGAQPHGGRHADWLELFFDLVFVALAAQLSHQLHGDPGLRDFAVFLALYFPPWWLWINITVSANLFVDTGPRRRLLMLCAMLCLAVMAAAVPGAGGDRSSVYALGYAGTRLVLLGLWWPSTRLPGPGRVPRWRPLSYCLASGLLWAVSAAVPAPWQYVMWAVLIAGEMALLLTSRGGGVPHRLDTGHLVERVGLFVIIVLGESVIALVTSADHVWTLRAGSVGVLGFVLLAALWWSYFDFGATSAELMFEAADDRESYLLARDVGGFLHFFVTASVLSMAGGLATAVEDSGHARLPAGALWALAGGLAAYHAAHACIALRYRRSPASVAVWAVPGVGVPLLVLWGGGHLAPWLVVLLLAGEAILHLLYARMLLRRRTSAAARTS; this comes from the coding sequence ATGGGAACACCTCAGGCGGGGACAGCCCCGCAGGCCGGGGCGCAGCCGCACGGGGGGCGGCACGCCGACTGGCTGGAGCTCTTCTTCGACCTGGTCTTCGTGGCGCTCGCCGCGCAGCTCTCGCACCAGCTCCACGGTGACCCGGGGCTCCGGGACTTCGCGGTGTTCCTCGCGCTGTACTTCCCGCCCTGGTGGCTGTGGATCAACATCACGGTCTCGGCGAACCTCTTCGTGGACACCGGTCCCCGCCGTCGGCTGCTCATGCTCTGCGCCATGCTGTGCCTCGCCGTCATGGCCGCCGCCGTTCCCGGGGCCGGCGGGGACCGCAGCTCCGTGTACGCCCTCGGCTACGCGGGCACCCGCCTGGTGCTGCTCGGGCTGTGGTGGCCGTCCACCAGGCTTCCCGGGCCCGGGCGGGTTCCGCGCTGGCGTCCGCTGAGCTACTGCCTGGCGTCCGGCCTGCTGTGGGCGGTGTCCGCCGCGGTGCCGGCGCCCTGGCAGTACGTCATGTGGGCCGTCCTGATCGCCGGCGAGATGGCGCTGCTGCTGACCTCGCGCGGCGGCGGGGTCCCGCACCGGCTGGACACCGGGCACCTGGTGGAACGGGTGGGGCTGTTCGTCATCATCGTGCTCGGCGAGTCCGTGATCGCGCTGGTGACCTCCGCCGACCACGTGTGGACCCTGCGGGCGGGGTCGGTAGGCGTCCTCGGGTTCGTCCTGCTCGCCGCGCTGTGGTGGTCGTACTTCGACTTCGGCGCGACCTCCGCGGAGCTGATGTTCGAGGCCGCCGACGACCGGGAGAGCTATCTCCTCGCCCGTGACGTCGGGGGCTTCCTGCACTTCTTCGTGACCGCGAGCGTGCTGTCCATGGCGGGCGGGCTGGCCACCGCCGTCGAGGACTCCGGACACGCCCGCCTCCCGGCGGGCGCGCTCTGGGCCCTGGCCGGCGGACTGGCCGCCTATCACGCGGCCCACGCGTGCATCGCCCTGCGCTACCGCCGTTCCCCGGCCTCGGTCGCCGTGTGGGCGGTGCCCGGTGTCGGTGTCCCGCTGCTGGTCCTGTGGGGCGGCGGACACCTCGCACCGTGGCTGGTCGTCCTGCTCCTGGCCGGCGAGGCGATCCTGCACCTGCTCTACGCCAGGATGCTGCTGCGCCGCCGCACCTCGGCGGCGGCGCGTACCTCCTGA
- a CDS encoding mechanosensitive ion channel family protein produces the protein MNRELVLHDWLVAGIALAAGGFAGLLLRALVRWLAKHALRTRWSGDDIIVDALRTLAPAAAVIAGAAVAASTLPLSTRVSGWVNHSLTALLILMATIGAARVVAGLVQSVAQARTGVAGSATIFVNITRVVVLAMGLLVALESVGVSIAPLLTALGVGGLAVALALQDTLANLFAGVHILASKTVQPGDYIRLTSGEEGYVVDINWRNTVVRNLSNNLVIIPNGRLARTNMTNFTQPEQQLSIMVQVGVGYESDLEHVERVTLEVVDGVMADINGAVPDHEGAVRFHTFADSRINFTVILGVGEFSDQYRIKHEFIKRLHSRFRAEGISIPAPTRTVALHQDDSRPAPAAAAAPVPHQREAPVPALADGGR, from the coding sequence TTGAACCGGGAGCTCGTCCTGCACGACTGGCTGGTCGCCGGCATCGCGCTCGCCGCGGGCGGGTTCGCCGGGCTGCTCCTGCGCGCCCTCGTACGGTGGCTGGCCAAGCACGCCCTCAGGACCCGGTGGAGCGGCGACGACATCATCGTCGACGCGCTGCGCACCCTCGCACCGGCGGCGGCCGTCATCGCGGGCGCCGCCGTGGCCGCCTCGACGCTGCCCCTCAGTACGCGGGTCTCCGGCTGGGTGAACCACTCGCTGACCGCGCTCCTGATCCTCATGGCCACGATCGGCGCCGCCCGGGTCGTCGCCGGCCTCGTCCAGTCCGTGGCCCAGGCGCGGACGGGAGTGGCCGGATCCGCCACCATTTTCGTCAACATCACCCGGGTCGTGGTGCTCGCGATGGGCCTGCTCGTCGCCCTCGAATCCGTGGGCGTGTCCATCGCACCCCTGCTCACCGCCCTCGGCGTGGGCGGGCTGGCGGTCGCCCTGGCGCTGCAGGACACCCTCGCCAACCTCTTCGCGGGCGTGCACATCCTCGCCTCGAAGACGGTGCAGCCCGGTGACTACATCCGTCTGACGAGCGGCGAGGAGGGGTACGTCGTCGACATCAACTGGCGCAACACCGTGGTCCGCAACCTGTCGAACAACCTGGTGATCATCCCCAACGGGCGGCTCGCGCGCACCAACATGACCAACTTCACCCAGCCCGAGCAGCAGCTGTCGATCATGGTCCAGGTGGGAGTGGGCTACGAGAGCGACCTGGAGCACGTCGAGCGGGTGACCCTCGAGGTGGTCGACGGGGTGATGGCCGACATCAACGGCGCGGTCCCCGACCACGAAGGAGCCGTCCGCTTCCACACCTTCGCGGACTCCAGGATCAACTTCACGGTGATCCTGGGCGTCGGCGAGTTCAGCGACCAGTACCGGATCAAGCACGAGTTCATCAAGCGGCTGCACAGCCGGTTCCGGGCGGAGGGCATCTCGATCCCCGCACCCACCCGGACGGTCGCGCTCCACCAGGACGACTCCCGGCCCGCACCGGCCGCGGCGGCCGCGCCGGTCCCGCACCAGCGCGAGGCGCCGGTCCCGGCGCTTGCGGACGGCGGCCGGTAG
- a CDS encoding amino acid ABC transporter ATP-binding protein, whose translation MPQEAPAVDRTATDGPEIEIRGLHKSFGTNHVLRGIDLEIARGEVVCVIGPSGSGKSTLLRCVNLLEEPSEGRVFVGGTELTDPDVDIDAVRRRIGMVFQQFNLFPHVSVTENLTLPQRRVLGRGRAEAEAVARENLARVGLSDKSGAYPAQLSGGQQQRVAIARALSMGPEVMLFDEPTSALDPELVGEVLAVMRMLAGEGMTMMVVTHEMSFAREVADRVVFMDGGVIVEDGTAAQVVGDPRQERTRSFLNRILDPAAAEAPGAGGGSPGPGGDA comes from the coding sequence ATGCCACAGGAGGCTCCAGCGGTGGACAGGACGGCCACGGACGGCCCGGAGATCGAGATCCGCGGACTGCACAAGTCCTTCGGTACCAACCACGTCCTGCGCGGCATCGACCTCGAGATCGCCCGCGGTGAGGTGGTGTGCGTCATCGGGCCCTCAGGATCGGGCAAGTCGACGTTGCTGCGCTGTGTGAACCTGCTCGAAGAGCCCAGCGAGGGCCGGGTCTTCGTCGGCGGCACGGAGCTCACCGACCCGGACGTCGACATCGACGCCGTACGCCGCCGCATCGGGATGGTCTTCCAGCAGTTCAACCTCTTCCCGCACGTGAGCGTCACGGAGAACCTCACCCTGCCCCAGCGCCGCGTCCTGGGCAGGGGCAGGGCCGAGGCCGAGGCCGTGGCCCGGGAGAACCTCGCCCGCGTGGGCCTGTCCGACAAGTCCGGTGCGTACCCCGCCCAGTTGTCCGGCGGCCAGCAGCAGCGGGTGGCGATCGCCAGGGCCCTGTCCATGGGCCCGGAGGTGATGCTCTTCGACGAGCCGACCTCGGCGCTCGACCCCGAACTCGTCGGCGAGGTGCTGGCGGTGATGCGGATGCTGGCGGGCGAGGGCATGACCATGATGGTCGTCACCCACGAGATGAGCTTCGCCCGCGAGGTCGCGGACCGGGTCGTCTTCATGGACGGCGGGGTGATCGTCGAGGACGGCACGGCGGCCCAGGTGGTCGGGGATCCCCGGCAGGAGCGGACCAGGAGCTTCCTCAACCGGATCCTGGATCCGGCGGCGGCCGAGGCGCCCGGGGCCGGCGGTGGGAGCCCGGGGCCGGGCGGGGACGCCTGA
- a CDS encoding amino acid ABC transporter permease, translating into MDRPAAPGRPVTSRLTRRQRRRVSQGIQYALFAVVLVLIVFYADWGRLQNQFAQKDLALRLFPEIITTALRNTVIYTTSGFLLGLVLGLVIAMMRLSSVAPYRWVAGVYIELFRGLPALLIFIFVGVAVPLAFPGTEIPGGTYGKVALGLGLVAAAYMAETIRAGIQAVPKGQMEAARSLGFSHARAMVSVVIPQAFRIVIPPLTNELVLLFKDSSLVLFLGVTLQERELTKFGRDLASQTANSTPILVAGLCYLLVTVPLSFVVRRLEARADKAV; encoded by the coding sequence GTGGATCGGCCCGCTGCCCCAGGCCGCCCCGTGACCTCCCGGCTGACCCGGCGCCAGCGCCGCCGGGTCTCGCAGGGCATCCAGTACGCACTCTTCGCCGTCGTGCTGGTGCTGATCGTCTTCTACGCCGACTGGGGGAGGCTGCAGAACCAGTTCGCCCAGAAGGACCTGGCGCTGCGGCTCTTCCCGGAGATCATCACCACGGCACTGCGCAACACGGTGATCTACACGACCTCCGGGTTCCTCCTCGGCCTGGTCCTCGGCCTGGTCATCGCCATGATGCGGCTGTCCTCGGTGGCCCCGTACCGGTGGGTCGCCGGCGTCTACATCGAACTGTTCCGGGGCCTTCCGGCCCTGCTGATCTTCATCTTCGTGGGCGTGGCCGTGCCCCTGGCGTTCCCCGGTACGGAGATCCCGGGCGGCACCTACGGCAAGGTCGCGCTCGGTCTGGGACTGGTGGCCGCCGCCTATATGGCGGAAACGATTCGGGCCGGCATCCAGGCGGTACCCAAGGGGCAGATGGAAGCGGCCCGCTCGCTGGGCTTCTCGCACGCCCGCGCCATGGTCTCGGTCGTCATCCCACAGGCCTTCCGCATTGTCATCCCACCCCTCACCAACGAACTGGTCCTGCTCTTCAAGGACTCCTCGCTCGTGCTGTTCCTCGGTGTCACGCTGCAGGAGCGCGAGCTGACGAAGTTCGGGCGGGACCTCGCCAGCCAGACCGCCAACTCCACCCCCATCCTGGTCGCGGGCCTGTGCTACCTCCTGGTGACCGTGCCCCTGAGCTTCGTGGTGCGGCGCCTGGAGGCCCGCGCGGACAAGGCCGTGTGA